One window of the Salvia splendens isolate huo1 chromosome 1, SspV2, whole genome shotgun sequence genome contains the following:
- the LOC121751456 gene encoding ATP-dependent Clp protease proteolytic subunit-related protein 3, chloroplastic-like produces MANCLRMPMASSLCCSSSASALHSSKRPTCSATNSSKIPIPPINPKDPFLSRLASLAATSPELLNRPKNSDTPPFLDVFDSPTLMATPAQVERSVSYNEHRPRRPPPDLPSLLLHGRIVYIGMPLVPAVTELIVAELMYLQWMDPKEPIYLYINSTGTTRDDGETVGMETEGFAIYDAMMQLKNEIHTVAVGAAIGHACLLLSAGSKGKRFMMPHAKAMIQQPRVPSSGLMPASDVLIRAKEVIVNRDVLIKLLAKHTGNSEEAVANVMKRPFYMDSTRAKEFGVIDKILWRGQEKIMADAAPPEEWDKNAGIKVLDSM; encoded by the exons ATGGCTAACTGTCTGCGGATGCCCATGGCTTCGTCTCTCTGCTGCTCTTCATCAGCTTCCGCCCTACACTCCTCCAAACGGCCTACTTGCAGTGCAACCAACAGCTCCAAAATTCCCATACCTCCAATTAACCCTAAAGACCCCTTCCTATCCAGGCTCGCCTCTCTTGCTGCCACCTCTCCCGAGCTGCTCAACAGACCCAAAAATTCCGATACGCCGCCATTTTTGGATGTTTTCGACTCCCCCACACTCATGGCTACCCCTGCACAG GTAGAGAGATCTGTTTCATACAATGAGCACAGACCAAGAAGACCACCACCAGACTTACCTTCACTATTGCTGCACGGAAGAATAGTGTACATTGGCATGCCG TTGGTTCCAGCTGTTACTGAGCTTATTGTAGCTGAGTTGATGTATCTTCAGTGGATGGATCCCAAAGAGCCAATTTATCTCTACATAAATTCCACTGGGACAACTCGTGATGATGGTGAAACG GTTGGAATGGAGACTGAAGGTTTTGCAATTTATGATGCTATGATGCAATTGAAGAATGAG ATACATACGGTAGCTGTTGGAGCTGCTATAGGCCATGCATGCCTCTTACTCTCTGCTGGAAGCAAAGGCAAAAGGTTCATGATGCCACATGCCAAAG CTATGATTCAacaaccgcgtgttccatcctcTGGTTTAATGCCAGCCAGTGATGTTCTGATTCGTGCAAAAGAG GTTATAGTAAACAGGGATGTCCTTATTAAACTTCTGGCTAAGCACACTGGAAAC TCAGAAGAGGCCGTGGCCAATGTGATGAAAAGGCCATTTTATATGGACTCTACTAGAGCTAAAGAATTTGGTGTCATTGATAAG ATACTTTGGCGTGGACAGGAAAAGATTATGGCAGATGCTGCCCCTCCAGAAGAATGGGATAAGAATGCGGGGATCAAAGTCCTTGATTCAATGTAG
- the LOC121800258 gene encoding REF/SRPP-like protein At3g05500 isoform X2: protein MGHFSILSHNGIHFECTIVIGIYTWKMMAYVNVFWRDQIIFIQKEWINQSGWIMQVDESVHKVQKCMPSSLRSASFKAYNHARGAPVAARCVMADVQKSGMVETASGLAKSVYAKYKPVAKDFYTKYEPMTEEYALYVWRLLNQYALFQRAALAAGPLAGYCSEMYNQRVEVAAKSGYKVAAHLPIIPIDKIAEALRTDNMTPVVIDGGRVEEEITA, encoded by the coding sequence ATGGGCCATTTTTCCATCCTTTCTCACAATGGGATTCATTTTGAATGCACAATAGTGATTGGTATTTATACTTGGAAGATGATGGCCTATGTGAATGTCTTTTGGAGAGATCAAATTATATTCATCCAGAAAGAGTGGATAAACCAATCTGGATGGATTATGCAGGTTGATGAGTCTGTGCACAAGGTGCAGAAGTGTATGCCCTCATCTCTGAGGAGCGCATCTTTCAAAGCCTACAACCATGCTCGGGGAGCACCTGTTGCTGCTCGGTGTGTGATGGCTGATGTCCAGAAAAGTGGCATGGTGGAGACGGCTTCTGGACTTGCAAAATCAGTGTATGCCAAGTACAAGCCAGTAGCCAAGGACTTCTACACCAAGTATGAACCAATGACCGAGGAGTATGCACTGTATGTTTGGCGTTTGCTGAATCAGTACGCCCTCTTCCAACGAGCTGCTCTAGCTGCTGGTCCACTAGCCGGTTACTGCTCAGAGATGTATAACCAGAGGGTTGAAGTTGCTGCCAAGAGTGGGTACAAGGTGGCAGCACATCTTCCAATCATACCTATTGACAAGATTGCGGAGGCTCTAAGGACTGATAATATGACGCCTGTCGTCATTGATGGTGGCCGAGTAGAAGAAGAAATAACGGCCTAG
- the LOC121800258 gene encoding REF/SRPP-like protein At3g05500 isoform X1: protein MAKTDCSLQQPQSARDDDNRPRLKYLDFVVVATLHALMLIASIYGFAKERSGRLKPGIKVVEDSVRTVIGPLYAKSHDLPIHVLKFADRKVDESVHKVQKCMPSSLRSASFKAYNHARGAPVAARCVMADVQKSGMVETASGLAKSVYAKYKPVAKDFYTKYEPMTEEYALYVWRLLNQYALFQRAALAAGPLAGYCSEMYNQRVEVAAKSGYKVAAHLPIIPIDKIAEALRTDNMTPVVIDGGRVEEEITA, encoded by the exons ATGGCGAAAACAGATTGCAGTCTCCAACAACCTCAATCC GCGAGGGACGATGACAACAGGCCGAGGCTCAAGTACTTGGATTTCGTGGTGGTCGCCACCCTTCACGCGCTGATGCTCATCGCCAGCATCTACGGTTTCGCCAAGGAGAGATCGGGCCGTCTCAAGCCCGGAATTAAAGTCGTTGAGGACTCTGTCAGGACCGTTATCGGCCCACTTTACGCTAAATCACACGATCTTCCCATTCATGTCCTCAAGTTTGCGGATCGCAAG GTTGATGAGTCTGTGCACAAGGTGCAGAAGTGTATGCCCTCATCTCTGAGGAGCGCATCTTTCAAAGCCTACAACCATGCTCGGGGAGCACCTGTTGCTGCTCGGTGTGTGATGGCTGATGTCCAGAAAAGTGGCATGGTGGAGACGGCTTCTGGACTTGCAAAATCAGTGTATGCCAAGTACAAGCCAGTAGCCAAGGACTTCTACACCAAGTATGAACCAATGACCGAGGAGTATGCACTGTATGTTTGGCGTTTGCTGAATCAGTACGCCCTCTTCCAACGAGCTGCTCTAGCTGCTGGTCCACTAGCCGGTTACTGCTCAGAGATGTATAACCAGAGGGTTGAAGTTGCTGCCAAGAGTGGGTACAAGGTGGCAGCACATCTTCCAATCATACCTATTGACAAGATTGCGGAGGCTCTAAGGACTGATAATATGACGCCTGTCGTCATTGATGGTGGCCGAGTAGAAGAAGAAATAACGGCCTAG